Genomic window (Primulina eburnea isolate SZY01 chromosome 8, ASM2296580v1, whole genome shotgun sequence):
CAACTTCAACAAATGGAAGGAGAAAATAAACTACtcacaaaatctgtaaacaaaggcACAGAACAAGATTGAAAAAAATCCTAGTGTTATTTTCGATACAAACAAGATTAATTCGGCTACTGCGATTCTTGTATTTGGTGGGATGGGAAACTAGCTCACATGACACAACTAAATATATAGAAAAGGGAAAGAGTTAAAAACATGAAGAGCATAATATTTCAAAAGaataacataaaattaaatCCAAAGTATCCCAGAGGAAGTCAAATTGCTCACGCAGTTAGTTCATTAAGGTGCAAAACCAAGTTATCGAGTAGCTTATCTCGAAACATGTACCAACTTTCGAGCTACAGCCAAGAAAAACAAGAAGGGGCTCACCAATTCGCTTTAAGCCTGCCAATGGAGCAAATATGACGAGGGTGGTGATAAGAAGAACAGAAAAACGAGTATTCCACCAGTGTTCTCCAAACCAGCCTTCAAGAACACCAGCATGATGGACTCCTCCAGATGTTGTTCCAGAAAGCACATCACCTTAACATCATAGGCATTCACAAAGTTAATACTGAGACAATAAAAGCTTTAGGATCAACTGTCTACTGTTGaaccaaaaattataatttgtgAATGCAGTGTGACTCAAGCCATTTAAATAATACAGTATCCCAAACACTATATTTTGGTTTCTGTGCAGCCAAGGCAGCCACATAGTACAGAAGGCCTGTAATAACTTTTTGGGGAGATGCATGTGCAactaaaattcaataaaaaaaatacctaTGATAATCATGTACACAACAAGCACACCGATGTTGTTGACTAACACACAGATCTGAATCAATATCCTGCCATACTTTCCAAAAGCATCCCCCATAAGTCCTCCATAAGAAGCAGACTTTGCAGTCCGGCTAAACCTAAGCAAAAACTCAATTGAGGCATGTGTCAAGAATGCCATAAAAATTATCATAGCAATTCCAAGAATGAGACCCAATTGCTTCATGGTTGCAGGTAATGCCATTATTCCAGCACCCACAATTGTCGTGGACAGATTAAACACCGACCCACTAAACGAAGCTCCATTAAATTCATCGAACCCGCTCCCTTCCTCGTGCTTAGTGGGCAACAATGGGGATTTCTCATCGACAACTACTTGCTTGCTCTTTCTTGGCCTTTTTTCTTGCGTGTACTTAATACTTCCAGTAGTCATTTGGCGAACAATTGTGTCAAGATTGAACTTTTAATGTATGATTACAACAGAAGAAACTCCCGGGCTTGTTTAACCTAAAAATATCAGTTTAATACACTTTTTAAATAAAGGCGAAACAATCTTTTTCAGGAGAATTTTTTGTGATAAGAAACATTTAACAGACTAATCAATTTCGAAACATTAAGAAATCAATTTCAAGATAATTCAGTTACTCTATATTCTtcgaaatcaaatcaaaattgtCAGGAATCTTCTTGATACTTGGCTGaattcattaaaaataaaaccaCCAATCCAATCATCAGACAAAACGCAgccaaaaaaatcaaaaataaaaaccCACAATCAATAAAACCCTACGAACATAAATTTCATACCTCGTAACAAAGTAGCCGAGGGTTAGAGGAAGCGATGATGGAAACGGAAAGAATCGGAGAGATAAATTTTCACGTTTCTTGAAATGggtaatataataatatcatcaaatcAAGTATGCTGCTACAGGGACCGTGACGCGCTTTGATTATTCTCAGAACAAATCAATGGCAGTAAATTCAAGAATTCTATAGctggaaagaaagaaagaagtgGGTTTCCCCTATGctacataaatcaataaccaCAGGCGTCGTTTTCCTCCGAGAGTCCGATTGATTAAACGACTCCTGCTTGTGGGGTACCCGCGGTATCACTCAAATTACCTTTGGTGTGCGTGTGGCCAATTCCATTTTCCCCCGAaggattaaaataaataaagtaaTTGGGATTTCACTGATTTCAATAATTGGGGTCCGATGAGGATTGGGCGGACATCATTCATCGAGGAATCTATGATGTGATGATGTTAAAAtacctttttatttttattttattaatttctttttcttttagaaataaagatttaaaaaattggtatatcttttaatttttggaGACCAAATATAATTAGAAAGAGTGCTTCAAAAGGTGTTTTTTAAGTTggaattttaaaaatgtttctAAAGTAAGAGTTGTGATAATTTTGTATTTggataaataaacaaataaatatatataacactatttaattcataaatatatataaatattaaaaacaaCGTGttaaattgataaatcataacGATATcggtaaatattgaaaaataagcATAAAAAAATTAGACAAAATAATACCtatgattaattataattacttaattaataactcgatttttgtataaaaaaataaataaaataaagaaagcaatttcaattctaaaacaaaCATATGAGTAGGAAAATAATTGTGAATAAtttcatataatcatttaaaagaaatttttacgtaaaatagataatattttgaaaattttatcttATATAGAATGGAGGAATTTAGGTTTCGAGACGATAAGATGAGCGactaatattttcttaaaagtGCTTTCtaaaacacacacaaaaaaaaaaaaaaaaaaactcatcgaaacaaatataaaattataaaaatcaactttaaaaaaaaaaaactcacacTCTTTTATTCCAAACGAAGTCTAAATCTCAAAAGCACATTCCTACACATCCATTGGATGAATGATActtcatcggtgctcacataggTGTGTACGATAGGTGCgcaggatatcaaaactgtGTGTCTAATCACAACAAAAGGACATAATTTAGGTAAGACGTCAGTGTCACATTGTCATATTGAATGATAACCTTTTTGGGCGGCCACACGACATGGATTGGAGTCATTCGGCATTTTCTAGGAAGAGAGATTTATCAGTAAATATATATTAGGTgcatttttgtgtgtgtgtgtgtgtgtatgggCTAGTCATGTTTAGACTCATTAGGATGACATAGCCCAAAAGTGTTTCATGAATATTGATTTCATCGCATTAGTTTGGAACATTGGACCTATACTCACAGGCAACATCGAATCGAAGATCCAAAtgaaattaatattaatttggACTAACATCAAAAGATAAACGACCCACGATGAttattttttgtaattaataaTTCAAGTCAAAAATTGAAAAGTCAATAGATTTAATGTGGATGGTTAAACAATTTATCATAAATGAAGGTTATAAGATAAATATATCCCTCCCATAttagaaatttgaaatttttttagtcatgagtggattaaataaggatagattaataatcaaatatttatcgttaaaattttaagttgctttaataattattttaatcctgtttaagatccaattttattgataactatttgattaataaaattggatcttaaatcgggtcaaaatgattattaaaatgtcttaaaattttaactgataaatatttgactattaatctatcttaTTTAATCCACCCAACCAAACACATCCTTAAAATAGATAAAGTTTCCTACTCAACTAGAAAAACATATACAATAATACAAGCTCTTGCTTCAATGTTAGGATAACGGAATATGATGCCCTTTTCGGGACGCTGGTGGAAAATGAGAATGCTTTAAAGGGTAGTACTCCACCAGCAGCCAAATACGTGGTAGAAAGTCTGCCTGCGGGGGTTCTGACAAAAGAAGAAGTGGGAGAGAATAATAATTGTATAATTGCATGCTTGTGGAGTTTGTAAGGACGAGGTTTCAGTTGGAGAGAAAGTGACTAGATTGCCTTAGCTTGTTTTCATCTGTACCATAGAGAATGCATTTAATTCACCACGACTGGACGTGCCCTGTTTGCAGATTACGAGAAGAGAAGGCGAGAGAGAGGTGGTGGTGCATTTGATGTTCGTGTGGTTGACGGTGACTTTGAACTTTTACCTTGACAATGTGAATTAGATTGAAGAGTGGCGTACGAATTTGAGAATATTTTTTGGTTTTTGGAATGTAAGTATTGCAACGTATGTGGAACTGGTGAACCTGCAAAGTTTTGTGGTTATGAGGCCGGATGTATTATATACATGCAGCCTCCAGTTCTCGGAGATTGCTGCATTTCTTACCATTTACGTTCCATTATCCAACGTAAGCCCAAAACTTTTATTGCAAATTTAATTACAACCCCACGCGGCCGCACTATCTGATTAGGAGCCGTGgatctttttttttatagataaagAAAATTGAAATTAACAGATGCAGCTTTATAAGAATTTAATTTTGCATCCCAAGATGACAAAAATCTCCCGGCAGACTTTGCTAACTTAATTGTGCTAGTTTCTTTTGAAAGATTTATCATCTTCCAACAGATTGTCATATTTTTTCTTCAAAGGGAAATGAAAAATCTGTAATTGGCGCATTTCTTGgaattcaattttattttaatcaatTTTAGGCCATATTTTCCTACACACGCTCTCTATTTTACacagtatatatatacacaaagaTACTCGTGGATtcctgtaaaaaaaaaaaaaaaaccagaaCGAATACACGCACGCAAATCAACTTAGATATGACACGAATCAAGTTCAAGAAAATCACATTTACCATTAATATAAATGTGAGTTAAAAGCAAGACAAAGTATCAGCAGTAGCAGCTTTAAGCGCTATTCACATTTTCCTGATACCCACCAATCAGTATGATGGAACAATCCCATATCCAGTTTCTGCCATTATGGAAGTAGAAAACATCTGTTCCACTTCAACatcttttcttttagcaaatctACCCTTGATTCTTGGTCTAGTTTCTGCATATGCTTTTCTTGATGCATATCGAATCGTCTTCTCGAATTTTCTAGCCTTTTTCTTCTCTCGATACCTCAAGACTCTTGCCTCTCTGTCCATTGGAGTTAACTGCAGAGCTGGTGCCTGAATTGATGGGCCTGAGAAAAGATCGATTGTCCCTTTCGGAGGTCTTGTGTGGGATACTGAGGAGATCTCGGACGATGTTGCTTCTGGAACCACACCAACATCCACCGGCGAAAGGGAAACCTGGGAAATTATGTTATTAGGATATTGTATCATGATTACTGCGCTATTTCTAATTCACCTCGACCATTATTAATAGTAAATCTAACAATTCAAAGCTCGACTTCTAAAAATAAATCCATGTCTTATGCTGTTATTATTCTTATTATGAGGGTAATGTGGGATCGAGAGGTTAGTTTTGATTGAACTCATCAGGCCCTTCGAGTGGTTTATGCCAGCACTGTACGTAGCAAGCGTATATTAACTCGGATAATATTCTTATATCATTTTACATCCCCAATTCCCCTTACATGTCACTTCTATTTTCTCATGTATAATATTTTGTGTGTCATCAGTCATGCATCACAAACTGTCGATCAAATCAACCATTTTTCCCTAAGATAAAAGTGTTCCTTATATATGGCAAGAATTTCACTTAAATGTTGTGTAATACTTATTGGCAAAGGTAACTTACTATATGAGGAGGATAACTTCTGTACCCCAAGTTAGAAGCCTTGCACTCAAATCCCATATGGAAAAAAATGTCCTTTTCTTTACTATTCTGGATTGGGACAACACTGTCTCCTCCATAGTTCCTTTGAGAAACAGTGCTGTTGCAATTCTGCGGCAGACTATTGTACTGATCGTTGAACTGGTTGTCTAGACATGTATTATAATCATCAATATCAAAACACTCATCCACTTCTTCACCGAATAAACCCCCACTTTCATTGCTTTGATTTTCTCTATTCTTTGAAGGATTGAGCAGTAGCCATGATGCTGCTTcgtcttcatcttcttcatctGCGTCATCTCCTTCCCGAGTCAATAAATCATCTGCTGCTGCAGCTGCATCATTACCAGTTAGCACGTACATAGTTTAATTTGAGTTGAAGATTACTAAACTGGGTTATTCTTCCGTATATCATTAGATATAAATATATTTCAGAAAGCATTTTCGCATATTTCACCTGTTACGAACCCGCCAGGTCTAGGAACGGAGGGGCCGTAGAGTAAGCCCCGAATCGGCAGAATCGGAACTCGGTGGTGGCGGCGAGCGAGAGGGTTTGCGGAGTGTATATCAGAGTCGCAAGAAGTGCAGAGAGATGCAGCATCAGCCTTACACAAGAAGGCAGCCGGAGCACGCTCACATGCCTCGCAAACGAAAACACGCTCGTGGCGGGAAGCCAGCAGATTGGCCGCGTGGATACGGGCATCACAGCTACTGCAGAGGTACGCCATGTCTGCGCGGCAGTACACAGTGCAGGCTGCGGAGTGGCACGTTTCGCAGGCTCTGGCCCAGGTGTTAAGGCCCTCGTCGCCATGTTTCTCGAATTTCAGCATGGTCTTTTTCTATTTACTGTGCTTGCATATTTTTCAAGTGCAAAGTAGCATGTGAAGAGTCGTGGCGAGGGCGGAGTCTGTAGTAATGGAAAGAAAAGGGTTTGGAATAATCCAAGGGACGACACGTGGCAGGAAGTTAGTGGGTGGAAATTGTTGTGCTATAATTCTGTGGTTGGCATGAAAAGGTGGTGGGGCTATATATGATGAGGTGATAGGGATATGGTATATGGCTTTTGgaatcaaaaatattatttcgggGGATTTGAGGTGTCATGTAAAGTGATAATTTTTCCATCTCATTTGGGTTCTATTCGGTTGGTTCGGCTACTTCGATCCCATCCTCGGGCTAAGGGAAGTAATCGGCTTTAGTTGTTCTAACATGTGCAAGGTAACCAAGATCGGTCGATTATTGCCATGTTCTTTAATCCACAAATTCAGGCATACCATAAATTATTCAATTTCCATAAAAGTTTGTAATTATTAGACACGGTCTTGTTATCCAAGCCTAAGACTTCATTTCTTGATTTGATTACGAATCGGGTATAGTGTCCCAAGCACAAGTCGTATTCAAACATATAGAATTCTTGCCCATCCACATACATATAGTAGCAGCGTTTTGTATCATCTACTGTACATAACATGGTGTTGTGCACATATAGTCTACATGATCCAACGATTCGTTCTGTACAATAACACAGgatcatatttaaataaaaaaaattgaatttgatGTACGTGGCTGAAATTGAGTCACGTACAAAATATGTGGAACAGAACATATGACGACGACAGTATCTATATCATCCAATAGAAAATTGCCACGTAATAAAAGGCCGGATCACTACGAACCTGAGCCACAAGTTTAGTATTCGTAGTGACACTGCAGTCAATGTACCGggcaaccccaaattatgtgggCCTGTGGGCCCAATGAATGAAAATGCTTTTCTGGCCCACATCAGCATCTCACACGGTTGTGAACTAACTC
Coding sequences:
- the LOC140838190 gene encoding zinc finger protein CONSTANS-LIKE 2-like isoform X2; this encodes MLKFEKHGDEGLNTWARACETCHSAACTVYCRADMAYLCSSCDARIHAANLLASRHERVFVCEACERAPAAFLCKADAASLCTSCDSDIHSANPLARRHHRVPILPIRGLLYGPSVPRPGGFVTAADDLLTREGDDADEEDEDEAASWLLLNPSKNRENQSNESGGLFGEEVDECFDIDDYNTCLDNQFNDQYNSLPQNCNSTVSQRNYGGDSVVPIQNSKEKDIFFHMGFECKASNLGYRSYPPHIVSLSPVDVGVVPEATSSEISSVSHTRPPKGTIDLFSGPSIQAPALQLTPMDREARVLRYREKKKARKFEKTIRYASRKAYAETRPRIKGRFAKRKDVEVEQMFSTSIMAETGYGIVPSY
- the LOC140838190 gene encoding zinc finger protein CONSTANS-LIKE 2-like isoform X1 — encoded protein: MLKFEKHGDEGLNTWARACETCHSAACTVYCRADMAYLCSSCDARIHAANLLASRHERVFVCEACERAPAAFLCKADAASLCTSCDSDIHSANPLARRHHRVPILPIRGLLYGPSVPRPGGFVTAAAADDLLTREGDDADEEDEDEAASWLLLNPSKNRENQSNESGGLFGEEVDECFDIDDYNTCLDNQFNDQYNSLPQNCNSTVSQRNYGGDSVVPIQNSKEKDIFFHMGFECKASNLGYRSYPPHIVSLSPVDVGVVPEATSSEISSVSHTRPPKGTIDLFSGPSIQAPALQLTPMDREARVLRYREKKKARKFEKTIRYASRKAYAETRPRIKGRFAKRKDVEVEQMFSTSIMAETGYGIVPSY